In a single window of the Arthrobacter zhangbolii genome:
- a CDS encoding MarR family winged helix-turn-helix transcriptional regulator — MHSSNNPTPKQAAEAWESLFRVQVGVMRRLQKDAEFKDLTMREYDVLFNLTRCPSGWTRLNELNEHLLISQPSLSRMVDRLEARGLVKRRPAEQDQRGVELSLTDEGREVQKRLGRIHVRGIHDLLTPALDRDELATLKELTDKVLASLTD, encoded by the coding sequence ATGCACTCCTCGAACAACCCGACCCCCAAGCAGGCAGCCGAAGCGTGGGAATCCCTGTTCCGCGTACAGGTAGGCGTGATGCGCCGGCTGCAAAAGGACGCGGAGTTCAAGGACCTGACCATGCGGGAATACGATGTGCTGTTCAACCTGACCCGCTGCCCGTCCGGCTGGACCCGGCTGAACGAGCTCAACGAGCACCTGCTGATCAGCCAGCCCAGCCTCAGCCGGATGGTGGACCGGCTCGAAGCCCGAGGCCTGGTCAAGCGCCGGCCCGCGGAGCAGGACCAGCGCGGCGTGGAGCTGTCCCTCACCGATGAAGGCCGCGAGGTGCAGAAACGCCTGGGCAGGATCCATGTGCGCGGCATCCATGACCTGCTCACCCCGGCGCTGGACCGCGACGAGCTGGCCACACTGAAGGAACTCACGGACAAGGTGCTGGCCAGCCTCACCGATTAG
- a CDS encoding efflux RND transporter permease subunit, with protein sequence MDRLAKLSLSNRALIALITVFVAVFGVISMSSLKQELIPSLEFPQISVITALPGASPEVVDAQVSEPLEGALTAVEGLESSSATSRSGISTIALTFAYGTDLDRARGQVDRAISNARQLLPEDTNPQSLAGSISDFPIVYLAVSSDEPLAELNADLQRLTVPRLQKIEGVRTAEVTGGSTRHVAILPDPAALAAQGATPSSIVDALENSGALLPAGTVDEESRTLSIQVGAPLDSLEKISALPIESSSDSATPVTIGDVASVEITEDEATSITRTNGQATLAVSITKTPAGDTVGISHEVTDLLPSLQDELGNGAKFTVIFDQAPFIEKSISDLTTEGLLGLGFAVLVILVFLLSVRSTLVTAVSIPLSLLVTFIGLLAFGYSLNILTLGALTIAIGRVVDDSIVVIENIKRHLGYGEDKRTAILTAVREVAGAVTASTLTTVAVFAPIAFVGGLAGELFRPFAVTTSLALLASLLVSLTIVPVLAYWFLKSSPPVADPEAYRAEAEEKETRSFLQRGYLPILRGTQRHPVYTVVAGLIILLATAAMTPLLPTNLLGDTGQNTFSVRQELPAGTSLERTSEAAEQVEEALSGVDGVKDVQVTMGTSTSGIAAFTAGGSSVANFTVITEEGEDQVALRDAVRAAIEDLDDAGDVTLGSTGGGFGTSNTVDINLSAGDPAELQPASDALVEAMSDLPGVAQASSNLSSSQPVVQVTIDRAKAVAAGLNEQQIAGLVASTISPLPAGSVRLGTDDLPVLIGEGTPITSLEQLNAVSVPAGAGSVPLSELATVEEVSVPTSVSSSGGERTAIVSVSPDGDNLGATITEVQARLADVDLPASVTAELSGAATQQNESFTQLGLALLAAIAIVYVIMVATFKSLLQPLILLVSIPFAATGAILLLLISGIPLGLPSLVGMLMLVGIVVTNAIVLMDLINQYRRPRGSEPGMNVEDAIFRGARQRLRPILMTALATIFALTPMALGVTGEGGFISRPLAVVVIGGLISSTALTLILVPVLYRLLEGSREKRAQRKEQVPAAADA encoded by the coding sequence ATGGATCGTTTGGCCAAGCTGTCCCTCTCGAACAGGGCCCTCATTGCCCTGATCACCGTGTTTGTAGCTGTTTTCGGGGTGATCTCCATGAGCTCCCTCAAACAGGAACTGATCCCGTCGCTGGAGTTCCCGCAGATCAGCGTCATAACGGCACTGCCCGGCGCCTCCCCCGAGGTGGTGGACGCGCAGGTGAGCGAACCCCTCGAAGGTGCGCTGACAGCGGTGGAGGGACTCGAGTCCTCCTCGGCGACGTCGCGCTCAGGCATTTCGACCATCGCCCTCACCTTTGCCTACGGCACCGATCTGGACCGGGCCCGCGGCCAGGTGGACCGTGCCATTTCCAACGCCCGGCAGCTCCTGCCCGAGGATACGAATCCACAGTCCCTTGCCGGCAGCATCAGCGACTTCCCCATCGTTTACCTCGCCGTCTCCTCCGATGAGCCGCTGGCCGAGCTGAATGCGGACCTGCAGCGGCTGACCGTTCCCCGCCTGCAGAAGATCGAAGGCGTGCGGACGGCCGAGGTCACCGGCGGATCCACCCGCCATGTGGCCATCCTCCCCGACCCTGCCGCGCTGGCCGCCCAGGGTGCCACGCCGTCGTCGATTGTGGATGCCCTGGAAAACAGCGGCGCCCTGCTTCCCGCGGGCACGGTGGATGAGGAAAGCCGGACGCTGTCCATCCAGGTGGGAGCACCGCTGGACAGCCTGGAGAAAATTTCCGCCCTGCCGATTGAATCCTCCTCCGACAGCGCCACGCCGGTAACCATTGGCGACGTCGCCTCCGTGGAGATCACGGAGGACGAAGCCACCTCCATCACACGCACCAACGGACAGGCCACCCTGGCCGTCTCCATCACAAAGACCCCTGCCGGGGACACCGTGGGCATTTCACATGAGGTCACGGACCTGTTGCCTTCCCTCCAGGACGAGTTGGGCAACGGTGCGAAATTCACCGTGATCTTCGACCAGGCGCCCTTCATCGAAAAATCCATTTCGGACCTCACCACAGAGGGGCTGCTGGGACTGGGCTTCGCCGTCCTGGTCATCCTGGTCTTCCTGCTCTCGGTCCGTTCCACCCTGGTCACCGCCGTCTCAATCCCGCTGTCCCTGCTGGTGACCTTCATCGGGCTGCTGGCCTTCGGCTATTCCCTGAACATCCTCACCCTCGGCGCGCTTACCATCGCCATTGGCCGGGTGGTGGATGACTCGATTGTCGTCATCGAGAACATCAAGCGGCATCTGGGCTACGGCGAGGACAAACGCACCGCCATCCTCACCGCCGTGCGCGAGGTGGCCGGTGCCGTCACCGCCTCCACCCTCACCACGGTGGCCGTGTTTGCACCCATCGCCTTTGTGGGCGGCCTGGCCGGGGAACTGTTCCGACCCTTCGCCGTCACCACGTCCCTGGCCCTGCTGGCCTCGTTGCTGGTGTCTCTGACCATTGTTCCGGTGCTGGCGTACTGGTTCCTGAAGTCCTCTCCGCCGGTGGCGGATCCGGAGGCCTACCGGGCCGAAGCCGAGGAAAAGGAGACCCGCAGCTTCCTGCAGCGCGGCTACCTCCCCATCCTGCGCGGCACGCAGCGCCACCCCGTCTACACGGTGGTGGCCGGGCTGATCATCCTCCTCGCCACCGCCGCCATGACACCCCTGCTGCCCACCAACCTGCTCGGCGATACCGGACAGAACACGTTCAGCGTGCGGCAGGAACTGCCTGCCGGCACCTCGCTGGAACGCACGTCCGAAGCAGCCGAACAGGTCGAGGAAGCATTGTCCGGCGTGGACGGGGTCAAGGATGTCCAGGTCACCATGGGCACTTCCACATCCGGCATTGCGGCATTCACCGCCGGCGGGTCCTCGGTGGCCAACTTCACCGTAATTACCGAGGAAGGCGAGGACCAGGTGGCCCTGCGGGATGCTGTCCGGGCGGCCATTGAGGACCTTGACGACGCCGGCGACGTCACCCTGGGCAGCACCGGCGGCGGTTTCGGTACCTCGAACACCGTGGACATCAACCTCTCCGCCGGGGATCCCGCCGAGCTGCAGCCGGCCAGCGACGCACTGGTGGAAGCCATGTCTGACCTTCCCGGCGTCGCCCAGGCCAGCAGCAACCTCTCCTCCTCGCAGCCGGTGGTCCAGGTGACCATTGACCGCGCCAAGGCCGTGGCGGCGGGTCTGAACGAGCAGCAGATCGCCGGCCTGGTTGCCTCCACCATCAGCCCCCTGCCGGCCGGTTCGGTCCGGCTGGGCACTGATGACCTGCCCGTGCTGATCGGTGAGGGTACCCCCATCACGTCCCTGGAACAGCTCAATGCCGTCTCGGTGCCCGCAGGCGCCGGCTCGGTGCCGCTGAGCGAGCTGGCCACCGTGGAGGAGGTCTCCGTGCCGACGTCGGTCTCCTCCTCAGGCGGTGAACGCACCGCCATTGTGTCCGTCTCCCCGGACGGCGACAACCTGGGCGCCACCATTACCGAGGTCCAGGCGCGGCTGGCCGATGTTGACCTGCCGGCCAGCGTCACCGCCGAACTCAGCGGCGCCGCCACCCAGCAGAACGAGTCCTTCACCCAGCTGGGCCTGGCCCTGCTGGCCGCCATCGCCATTGTGTACGTGATTATGGTGGCCACGTTCAAGTCCCTCCTGCAGCCGCTGATCCTGCTGGTGTCCATTCCCTTCGCGGCCACCGGCGCGATCCTGCTGCTGCTGATCAGCGGCATCCCGCTGGGGCTGCCGTCCCTGGTGGGCATGCTGATGCTGGTGGGCATTGTGGTGACCAACGCCATTGTGCTGATGGACCTGATCAACCAATACCGCCGTCCGCGGGGCAGTGAGCCCGGCATGAACGTGGAGGACGCCATCTTCCGCGGGGCACGCCAGCGCCTGCGCCCCATCCTGATGACGGCGCTGGCCACCATCTTCGCCCTGACGCCCATGGCGCTCGGCGTAACCGGTGAAGGCGGCTTTATTTCCCGGCCGCTGGCAGTGGTGGTGATCGGCGGGCTGATCTCCTCCACGGCCCTGACCCTGATCCTGGTACCTGTGCTGTACCGGCTGCTGGAAGGATCCAGGGAAAAGCGGGCGCAGCGCAAGGAACAGGTCCCTGCTGCGGCCGACGCCTAG
- a CDS encoding MFS transporter — protein sequence MTALPAAGLRMLGPVVGFLVLVELTSGILQGYYTPMLTDIARHLGIDDGDVNWFESAQLMLSALAVPLLAKLGDIYGHKRILLVSTVLTAAASWGVAFAPGFWTFLAAWSLQGFYVVWLPMEIALIFSRLRHAPNRAVLTRKAAGLLVGALELGVIGGALLGGVLVERFAGMLWLTLSFPAMAVTLCIFAVHFGVPESDSLDGGTVDRTGFVLLAVGLLTLTSGLTFLRINGPGTWWAWAVLAAGVAAFIPFVRYELGRRDPLVDFAMLRRPSMWPVQLTAGLFGISVLGAQAPMSTFARTDPAQHGYGLGLEASQVSIIIGSYVLALLVGALLFPVAARRTTPRNTLVGAALLVGVGYAMFLPFHDSLPQALANMVVAGLGSGALVAALPSAAAAAAPLNRTGMATGLTNTTKTIGGSFASAVFGIALASTAANALSGGTAVTAAPLEGYLTVWTVCSVTAFVAAAVLLLVPRLAFADPPLGAEENAV from the coding sequence ATGACCGCTCTGCCGGCGGCAGGGCTGCGGATGCTCGGACCCGTAGTGGGATTCCTGGTGCTGGTGGAACTGACCAGCGGCATCCTGCAGGGCTACTACACCCCCATGCTCACCGACATCGCCAGGCACCTGGGGATCGACGACGGCGACGTCAACTGGTTCGAATCCGCCCAGCTGATGCTCAGCGCCCTCGCGGTGCCCCTCCTGGCCAAGCTTGGGGATATCTACGGGCACAAGCGCATCCTGCTCGTGTCCACGGTCCTGACGGCCGCCGCCTCCTGGGGCGTGGCCTTCGCGCCCGGCTTCTGGACGTTCCTGGCGGCCTGGTCCCTGCAGGGGTTCTACGTGGTCTGGCTGCCCATGGAAATAGCTCTGATTTTCAGCCGGCTCCGCCACGCCCCGAACCGGGCCGTGCTGACCCGGAAGGCCGCCGGCCTGCTGGTGGGCGCGCTGGAACTGGGGGTGATCGGCGGGGCACTGCTGGGTGGCGTGCTGGTGGAACGGTTCGCGGGGATGCTCTGGCTGACGCTGTCCTTCCCCGCAATGGCCGTGACCCTGTGTATTTTCGCAGTGCACTTCGGCGTCCCGGAGTCCGACTCGCTGGACGGCGGCACCGTGGACCGCACGGGATTTGTGCTGCTGGCTGTTGGGCTGCTGACCCTGACCTCCGGCCTGACGTTCCTGCGGATCAACGGACCCGGTACCTGGTGGGCCTGGGCCGTGCTGGCCGCCGGCGTTGCGGCGTTCATTCCCTTTGTCCGCTACGAGCTCGGCCGCAGGGATCCGCTGGTGGACTTCGCCATGCTGCGCCGCCCGTCCATGTGGCCGGTCCAGCTGACCGCCGGCCTGTTCGGCATCTCGGTGCTGGGTGCGCAGGCGCCCATGTCCACCTTTGCGCGCACCGACCCGGCACAGCACGGCTACGGGCTGGGGCTGGAAGCATCCCAGGTGTCCATCATCATCGGCAGCTATGTGCTGGCCCTGCTGGTGGGTGCACTGCTGTTCCCGGTGGCCGCCCGGCGCACCACCCCGCGCAACACCCTGGTGGGGGCGGCACTGCTGGTCGGCGTCGGATACGCCATGTTCCTGCCCTTCCATGACTCGCTGCCGCAGGCGCTGGCCAACATGGTGGTGGCCGGACTCGGCTCCGGAGCCCTGGTGGCGGCGCTTCCGTCGGCTGCGGCAGCGGCCGCGCCGCTGAACCGCACCGGAATGGCAACCGGGCTCACCAACACCACCAAGACCATTGGCGGGTCCTTCGCCTCGGCAGTGTTCGGCATCGCCCTGGCCAGCACAGCGGCGAATGCGCTTTCCGGCGGAACCGCAGTGACCGCCGCGCCGCTGGAGGGTTACCTGACGGTGTGGACGGTGTGCTCGGTGACGGCGTTCGTGGCCGCGGCCGTGCTGCTGCTGGTTCCCCGGCTGGCGTTCGCCGACCCGCCGCTGGGTGCGGAGGAGAACGCCGTCTAG
- a CDS encoding M20/M25/M40 family metallo-hydrolase, with amino-acid sequence MHSTIDPRTGSAAPAPSALRTGRDAAPKLARLLTFRTVSSRIPEEVETDQFDAFIAALPELFPRVAAALELERVNGHGLLYRWAGGSAETGDARAPAVLMAHYDVVPVEDPAAWEHPPFAGTITDTSICGRGALDDKGALAAVLEAAEQLLAEGFTPARDIYFSFGNNEETAGDTAAAAAALLAGRGIRPWLVLDEGGAVASGAFPFVQAPLAVVGVAEKGILDVELATEDAGGHASTPNRMGATARLARAILRLERRPFPAALPEVTVEMVERLSAAAPLLPRLVLGNVRRLRRPLTRVFGLLGGEPNAMTRTTVAITQLRGSKGSNVLATRASANANIRVAVGESVASTLTRLRTVIRDPKVSLHVVEGNEPSPVSATTNAQFALLEETISGTFPDAVPVPYIMLGGTDARRFTTICDAVYRFAPFRMSAADRASIHADNEKLGIETFGEGILFYRALMGAL; translated from the coding sequence ATGCACAGCACCATTGACCCGCGGACCGGTTCCGCCGCGCCTGCGCCTTCCGCACTCCGGACCGGCAGGGACGCGGCACCGAAACTGGCCCGGCTCCTGACCTTCCGCACCGTCTCCTCCCGGATCCCGGAGGAGGTGGAAACAGACCAGTTCGACGCGTTTATCGCCGCCCTGCCCGAACTTTTTCCCCGCGTCGCGGCCGCCTTGGAACTGGAACGGGTCAACGGGCACGGCCTGCTCTACCGCTGGGCGGGCGGCAGTGCGGAAACCGGTGATGCCCGCGCTCCCGCGGTGCTGATGGCCCACTATGACGTGGTCCCGGTGGAGGACCCGGCAGCCTGGGAGCATCCGCCGTTCGCCGGCACCATCACCGACACCTCCATCTGCGGACGAGGGGCCCTGGATGACAAGGGCGCCCTGGCCGCCGTGCTCGAAGCCGCCGAGCAGCTGCTGGCGGAAGGCTTCACCCCGGCACGGGACATCTACTTCTCCTTCGGCAACAACGAGGAAACCGCCGGTGACACGGCCGCCGCGGCCGCAGCCCTGCTCGCCGGGCGCGGCATCCGGCCCTGGCTGGTGCTGGATGAAGGCGGCGCCGTCGCCTCCGGCGCCTTTCCCTTCGTCCAGGCACCGCTGGCCGTGGTGGGCGTGGCCGAAAAGGGGATCCTCGACGTTGAACTGGCCACCGAAGATGCCGGCGGGCACGCATCCACGCCGAACCGGATGGGAGCCACCGCGCGCCTGGCCCGGGCGATCCTCCGCCTGGAGCGCCGCCCCTTCCCCGCAGCCCTGCCCGAGGTGACCGTGGAAATGGTGGAGCGGCTCTCCGCGGCCGCCCCGCTGCTTCCCCGGCTGGTGTTGGGGAATGTGCGCCGGCTGCGGCGTCCGCTGACCCGGGTTTTCGGACTGCTCGGCGGGGAGCCCAATGCCATGACGCGCACCACCGTGGCCATTACCCAGCTGCGCGGCAGCAAGGGATCCAACGTCCTGGCCACCCGCGCCAGCGCCAATGCGAATATCCGGGTAGCTGTGGGGGAGAGCGTGGCATCCACGCTTACCCGCCTCCGCACGGTCATCCGGGACCCCAAAGTGTCCCTGCATGTGGTGGAAGGCAATGAGCCCTCACCGGTCTCGGCCACCACCAACGCCCAGTTTGCGCTGCTGGAAGAGACCATCAGCGGAACGTTCCCGGATGCCGTCCCGGTGCCGTACATCATGCTCGGCGGGACCGATGCCCGCCGCTTTACCACCATCTGCGATGCGGTCTACCGGTTTGCCCCGTTCCGGATGAGTGCAGCGGACCGGGCAAGCATCCATGCCGACAATGAAAAGCTGGGCATTGAAACCTTCGGCGAGGGCATTCTGTTTTACCGCGCCCTGATGGGTGCACTCTGA
- a CDS encoding LLM class flavin-dependent oxidoreductase: protein MQIGVFSVSDITRDPVTGRIPTEGERIKAAVAIAKKVEDIGMDVYATGEHHNPPFYASSPTTLLGYIAAQTERIILSTTTTLITTNDPVKIAEDFAMLQHVSDGRVDLVLGRGNTAPVYPWFGKDPQDSVELTVENYNLLRQLWDKETVNWEGKFRTPLRNFTATPRPLDGVAPFVWHGSIRTPQVAEIAAYFGDGFFANNIFWPKEHYMQLIGLYRERYEHYGHGRADQAIVGLGGQFFMRKNSQDAVNEFRPYFDNAPVYGHGPSMEDFTAQTPLTVGSPQEVLEKTLSFQEYFGDYQRQLFLIDHAGLPLKTVLEQLDLFGEYVLPELRREFDSRRPKDVPDGPTHAGRVAARDAARHAGAGVPATASAVQ, encoded by the coding sequence ATGCAGATCGGCGTCTTCAGCGTCAGCGACATCACCCGGGACCCGGTCACCGGCCGCATCCCCACCGAGGGCGAGCGAATCAAGGCCGCCGTGGCCATCGCCAAAAAGGTCGAGGACATCGGGATGGATGTCTACGCCACCGGCGAGCACCACAACCCGCCCTTCTACGCCAGCTCCCCCACCACGCTGCTGGGTTACATTGCCGCGCAGACCGAGCGGATCATCCTCTCCACGACCACCACGCTGATCACCACCAATGACCCGGTGAAGATCGCCGAGGACTTCGCCATGCTCCAGCACGTTTCCGACGGCCGCGTGGATCTGGTCCTGGGCCGCGGCAACACCGCCCCGGTCTACCCCTGGTTCGGCAAGGACCCGCAGGACTCGGTGGAACTGACGGTGGAGAACTACAACCTGCTCCGCCAGCTCTGGGACAAGGAGACAGTGAACTGGGAAGGCAAGTTCCGCACCCCGCTGCGCAATTTCACGGCCACGCCACGCCCGCTCGACGGCGTCGCCCCCTTTGTCTGGCACGGCTCCATCCGCACGCCGCAGGTGGCGGAAATTGCCGCCTACTTCGGTGACGGATTCTTCGCCAACAACATCTTCTGGCCCAAGGAGCACTACATGCAGCTGATCGGGCTCTACCGGGAACGGTACGAGCACTACGGCCACGGCCGTGCCGACCAGGCCATTGTGGGCCTTGGCGGACAGTTCTTTATGCGGAAGAACTCCCAGGACGCGGTGAACGAATTCCGCCCCTACTTCGACAACGCCCCGGTCTACGGGCACGGGCCGAGCATGGAGGACTTCACCGCGCAGACCCCGCTGACCGTGGGCAGCCCGCAGGAGGTGCTGGAGAAAACCCTGAGTTTCCAGGAGTACTTCGGCGACTACCAGCGCCAGCTCTTCCTGATCGACCATGCCGGCCTGCCGCTTAAGACGGTGCTGGAGCAGCTGGATCTGTTCGGCGAGTATGTGCTCCCGGAACTGCGCAGGGAATTCGATTCCCGCCGCCCGAAGGACGTTCCGGACGGTCCCACGCATGCCGGCCGCGTTGCCGCACGCGACGCCGCCCGTCACGCCGGGGCCGGGGTGCCCGCAACAGCCTCCGCCGTTCAGTAG